In the genome of Thermodesulfobacteriota bacterium, one region contains:
- a CDS encoding universal stress protein: MEIKKILWAFDGSKESEEALNYAIYLGQILGSEIIGIHVIPLPEKLLYETEFHNWAVKVEERIKSRLVSIGEQLDSQGLRFRSQVLRGEPSKEIFELAEREKANLIVMGKRGQGLIDRMLTGSTALSVLRESSIPILTVKKRDEETPIEIKNILVPLDISEGLDSSLNCAVELGERLKANIMVVYVFSLYAYEYEVPYWVFDDLIKISTEKLTKKVEEIKLRLGNKAGEIAFKTEVIQGLNTAISIVDYALRVNTDLIVMNTHGRKGIKKFILGSVTEKVVQEAHCPVLVLKP; the protein is encoded by the coding sequence ATGGAAATAAAAAAGATACTATGGGCGTTTGATGGTTCAAAGGAATCGGAAGAGGCCTTGAATTATGCTATTTACCTGGGGCAAATACTCGGTTCTGAGATAATCGGAATCCACGTAATTCCCTTACCGGAGAAACTGCTTTATGAGACCGAGTTCCATAATTGGGCTGTAAAGGTCGAGGAGAGGATCAAGTCTCGTTTAGTATCGATCGGGGAGCAACTGGACTCTCAGGGGTTAAGATTCAGGTCACAGGTATTAAGAGGTGAACCAAGCAAAGAAATTTTTGAACTCGCCGAGCGTGAAAAAGCCAACCTCATAGTTATGGGCAAGAGAGGACAGGGCTTAATAGACAGAATGCTCACCGGAAGCACCGCTTTAAGTGTTTTGAGGGAATCGAGTATTCCTATCCTTACAGTCAAGAAGAGGGATGAGGAGACACCGATTGAAATCAAGAATATCCTTGTTCCCCTGGACATTTCGGAAGGTTTAGATTCTTCCCTTAATTGTGCTGTGGAGCTCGGGGAAAGATTAAAAGCCAATATCATGGTTGTCTATGTGTTTAGCCTGTACGCTTATGAGTATGAGGTGCCCTATTGGGTATTTGATGACCTCATTAAAATATCTACTGAAAAGCTTACTAAGAAAGTAGAGGAGATTAAACTCAGGCTAGGGAACAAGGCCGGAGAAATAGCGTTCAAAACAGAAGTAATTCAAGGATTAAACACGGCTATCTCCATAGTTGATTATGCTTTGAGGGTCAACACCGATTTAATCGTGATGAATACCCACGGACGAAAAGGAATCAAGAAGTTTATCCTGGGAAGTGTGACCGAGAAGGTCGTTCAGGAAGCTCATTGCCCGGTGCTGGTGCTAAAACCTTGA
- the prs gene encoding ribose-phosphate diphosphokinase gives MEIFVTPSASHIAPSIDGAKRAYVSKTFSDGEKYIRVENEVSGPVWVIASTNPPADNLLELFFLLDALRRLTTDIRLIITYFAYARQDRITHRGESLSAQVVSDFIEYFGLKEVFVLHIHSRMIKSYLDYQDLFPLDLIHPLVRRADVVVAPDKGGIPFARMVGDKCGLPVIHIEKKRITEEKVEVFEVSGEVKGKRVLIVDDMIATGGTIIEATEKLLSEGAREVEVYATHGIFSGNARKRLDKSPIKQIYVTNSLPQMEEGKVKVLDISPLILNVIKSN, from the coding sequence ATGGAGATATTCGTAACACCTTCAGCGAGTCACATCGCACCAAGCATAGACGGTGCAAAGAGAGCCTATGTATCTAAAACCTTCAGCGACGGCGAGAAATATATCCGCGTCGAGAATGAAGTCAGCGGACCGGTCTGGGTTATCGCCAGTACCAACCCCCCGGCTGACAATCTGCTTGAGCTTTTTTTCCTATTAGATGCGCTGAGACGCCTGACCACTGATATACGTCTAATCATTACCTATTTTGCTTACGCCCGCCAGGATAGAATAACCCACAGAGGGGAGAGCTTGAGTGCCCAGGTTGTTTCTGATTTTATCGAATACTTCGGGTTAAAGGAGGTGTTCGTCTTGCACATACACAGCAGGATGATTAAAAGCTATCTCGATTACCAGGACCTTTTTCCGTTAGATTTGATCCATCCGCTTGTTCGGCGGGCAGATGTGGTTGTTGCTCCGGACAAGGGTGGTATACCATTTGCCAGAATGGTGGGAGACAAATGTGGGTTACCGGTTATTCATATAGAGAAAAAACGTATTACCGAGGAGAAGGTCGAGGTTTTTGAAGTGAGCGGCGAGGTTAAAGGAAAGAGGGTGTTGATCGTTGATGACATGATTGCTACAGGAGGCACCATTATCGAAGCGACTGAAAAACTCCTTTCCGAAGGCGCTAGGGAAGTCGAGGTGTACGCTACTCACGGAATATTCAGCGGTAATGCCAGGAAAAGGCTCGATAAGAGCCCTATCAAACAAATATACGTTACCAATTCCCTTCCCCAAATGGAGGAAGGTAAGGTAAAAGTCTTGGACATTTCTCCGCTTATCCTGAATGTTATCAAATCCAACTAG
- a CDS encoding adenosylcobalamin-dependent ribonucleoside-diphosphate reductase — protein sequence MVLSQNALRVLEARYLRRNNKREIIETPEELFKRVANSVAQAELQLGKPKDVGYWEEEFYNMMTSLDFLPNSPTLMNAGTPLGQLSACFVLPVEDTIEDIFEAVKQMALVQRTGGGTGFSFSRLRPKGSVVASTGGESSGPVSFMKVFDCATENIKQGGKRRGANMGVLRVDHPDIMEFIRAKLEEGVLRNFNISVGITDAFMEALKTDKEYELVHPGTREVTGKLRAKEVFYTIAESAWASGDPGLLFLDTINKTHPITGLGEIEATNPCGELPLLPHESCNLASINLSRMVEEKSGKTEIKWEKLREITHNSIRFLDNVIEVNKFPLPETASITKKNRKIGLGVMGFAEMLILLGIPYDSEEAMDWAERIMSFISKEATIASTKLAEERGVFPNWEKSIYSKTGKRMRNATVTSIAPTGTISIIAGTTSGIEPIFSVAYRRSHILEGESFIEINPIFLECSKRCGFYRDGLVEELKEKGSLKKIDGIPEEVKKVFITALEIPYEQHIMIQAAFQKHVDNSVSKTINMPEDATVEDVKKAYTLAYELGCKGITIFRYGSRREQVLELGRDEEVFEKEYFSKCDPHACKL from the coding sequence ATGGTTTTATCTCAAAACGCACTAAGAGTCTTAGAAGCAAGATACCTGAGGAGAAACAATAAAAGGGAAATCATAGAAACCCCCGAAGAGCTTTTTAAAAGGGTGGCCAACTCTGTTGCCCAGGCCGAATTACAATTAGGAAAGCCAAAAGACGTTGGTTATTGGGAGGAGGAATTCTACAACATGATGACTTCCCTTGACTTTCTTCCTAACTCCCCGACTCTTATGAACGCCGGAACCCCGCTGGGACAGCTTAGCGCTTGTTTTGTTCTTCCTGTCGAAGACACCATTGAAGACATTTTCGAGGCGGTCAAACAGATGGCCTTGGTTCAAAGAACCGGAGGAGGTACAGGCTTTTCGTTCTCCAGACTGCGGCCAAAGGGCTCGGTAGTTGCTTCTACCGGAGGGGAGTCCTCCGGCCCGGTGTCATTCATGAAGGTGTTTGACTGCGCCACCGAAAACATAAAGCAGGGTGGAAAGAGAAGGGGAGCCAACATGGGGGTTTTAAGGGTGGACCATCCGGATATCATGGAGTTCATCCGGGCAAAGCTTGAGGAGGGCGTACTCAGAAACTTTAACATTTCGGTGGGAATAACCGACGCCTTCATGGAAGCGCTTAAAACGGATAAGGAGTATGAACTTGTTCATCCCGGGACAAGGGAGGTTACAGGGAAGCTAAGAGCTAAAGAAGTTTTTTATACTATTGCCGAGTCCGCATGGGCTTCGGGAGACCCGGGCCTATTATTTCTGGACACCATAAACAAAACTCATCCGATCACCGGTCTAGGAGAGATAGAAGCTACGAACCCCTGCGGTGAATTACCCCTGCTACCGCATGAAAGCTGCAATCTAGCCTCCATCAATCTATCCCGCATGGTCGAAGAAAAGAGCGGAAAGACAGAAATTAAATGGGAGAAACTGAGAGAAATAACCCACAACTCAATTCGATTCTTGGATAATGTTATCGAGGTCAATAAATTTCCCCTTCCGGAGACCGCGTCAATCACGAAAAAAAATAGAAAAATAGGTTTGGGCGTTATGGGTTTTGCGGAAATGCTTATCCTCCTGGGCATCCCTTATGACTCTGAGGAGGCCATGGACTGGGCTGAAAGAATCATGTCGTTCATATCTAAAGAAGCAACCATAGCCTCCACAAAACTAGCGGAAGAAAGGGGGGTCTTTCCCAATTGGGAAAAGAGCATTTACTCAAAAACAGGAAAAAGAATGCGGAACGCCACCGTTACATCCATCGCCCCGACCGGGACCATAAGCATAATTGCCGGTACTACATCTGGGATCGAACCGATCTTTTCCGTTGCCTACAGAAGAAGCCATATCCTCGAGGGTGAAAGCTTCATAGAAATAAACCCCATATTCCTCGAATGCAGCAAGAGATGCGGCTTTTACCGAGACGGGTTGGTCGAGGAACTAAAGGAAAAAGGTTCCCTTAAAAAAATCGACGGGATACCGGAAGAGGTGAAGAAGGTCTTTATTACGGCCCTGGAGATACCCTATGAGCAACATATAATGATACAAGCTGCATTCCAAAAGCACGTGGACAACTCCGTTTCAAAAACCATTAACATGCCCGAAGATGCAACGGTAGAGGATGTAAAAAAAGCCTACACGTTAGCTTATGAGTTGGGATGTAAGGGAATTACCATCTTTCGATACGGTTCGAGAAGGGAACAGGTTTTAGAGCTGGGGAGAGATGAAGAGGTCTTCGAGAAAGAGTACTTCTCCAAATGTGACCCGCATGCGTGCAAGTTATGA